GGTTTCAGTGGGTGAAAACCTTGAATTTTGCAAAGGAGGGGAGAAATTTAGGGGGCTCCCCTTTAGAACAACTGTACGGTAGGAGGTACAtcaccccaaaaaaatcttctaGTATCAGAACAGCAACTATGGTTTGTTTTAATCtaacaaaaaagctaaaaacttatttattttaaactataATTATCTTTATGGGATACCGAACTTCTGTGTATCTATATAAGTGTTTTGCTCTTGTGTGCTGTAATTAGTCTAAAGACAAAGATTGTaacttgtcaaaaaaaagaaaaagacttgaTTGACAGGGAGGGGTTAACAGTTGCAACTGCTGTAGTTGGAAAGTGCAGGAAACTCtagcgcacacacaaacagcattgAGTCAGGTAATAAGCTGTCGAAAGGGAAAAATTGAGCAAAGGGGATTCTAAATGACTCTGAGAGGAAAAATAGGGAGACAATaactgaaagttaaaaaaacagaagtttcCGAAATCATGTCCAAGTTTCAACTTACCTCTGCTCACTGGTTTGAACGGTCCCAGTAaatgctctctgtgtgttttttttcctttttaacagGCTCTGCTTGATTACATTCCTCATCCCTGTAGACCTGGCATGAAgcttttgtgtgtaatgtggaTGAAAGACTGAGTAGCCCAATACAGAACGGTGAACAGGGGTTTGAAAATGAGATCCGAGAAGAGGGAACAtgtggggggtggagagggaGAATGGGTGTGCTACAGAGGACTGGTTTGAGGACTGAAGGGGGTGAGTTGCAATTAAACTTGAATAGTTTGCTAACTGCCTCAGGGTGTTCACAGAGCTCCACATGTTTGTCCAGGGAGAAGAGAAAGGGGAACTGCTGCTGGCAGGCCTGGTGAAGACATGGTCTCTGTTATGGGATGTTGCTGACACAGGGGGGAGTTTGGGCTTCTTTCTTGGGGATGGCTGACTGTTGGAGTTCTTATCAGGATCAGAGGGCGAGAGGTTTTCCATGACAATGCAGTCCCTTGCCTCCTCCACTGGGGAAGACGTCTCTTTTAGTTTTTCCTCTTGAACTGGACTTTCCTTTTGcttttgattgttctctgcactttcttcttcttcttcgtctttgACGCATACAATTTCTCCCCTTTTGCCCTCCTCTCTGGCTTTGTAGTGGAGATTGCCCAGCTGCTTCCAGCACTGGTCCTCCAGCAGTGGCATCTCTAACAACTGAGCAGCTCTTAACAGCAGGTGAAGGTCATGCACAGACACCTCAAGAGTCTGTGTGTAGGTGAAGTCCAGAACTTGCTGGAAGGTGTGGGGTGATAAATACTCCAGAGTGCACCGGACTGGGCTGTCTGTGTCTGCCTGGGCTAGCTGCTGGGCAAGTCTTCTGCTAGCACAAGCCAGTACCAGCCGATGAACCCTGAAAGTTTGACTCTTCACCGAGATGATGGCATCACAGAGCGACCCTGAGCGACGTAAGGCATCTGCTTGCTGCAGGAAGTGGGAGTATTGGGTGTTGTTGATTCgaatcattttcaaatttaaatgtatcaaACGTCTGAGAAGAGAGAatcaaaggaacaaaaacaatcagagAGAGATCCCAACAGATTATGCCCACACTGTCAAAATTAGATACAACTTTTTCCAGGTAGTAACGCGGTATGTGACATTTCAAGAAATGCTAATTTGTAAGTAGGAAATTCACTTTGCAAATCCACAGCAGGGATTGGTGTATGATAAGCAGACATTGTTTCTCTGTGGTTCGTACAGTTTTCTAATGCGAGCTGAGGGGGCAGAATGTACCCGAATGGATTTCATTATTTGTTTGTACTGCGATGAGACGGTGTAACCGTGAATTTAAGttttaactacttttttttgtttttttttattttaaagcaaataaacgACCctcatatttttttgacaacaacCAATAGgattt
The genomic region above belongs to Etheostoma cragini isolate CJK2018 chromosome 6, CSU_Ecrag_1.0, whole genome shotgun sequence and contains:
- the zbtb32 gene encoding zinc finger and BTB domain-containing protein 16-A isoform X2, with protein sequence MIRINNTQYSHFLQQADALRRSGSLCDAIISVKSQTFRVHRLVLACASRRLAQQLAQADTDSPVRCTLEYLSPHTFQQVLDFTYTQTLEVSVHDLHLLLRAAQLLEMPLLEDQCWKQLGNLHYKAREEGKRGEIVCVKDEEEEESAENNQKQKESPVQEEKLKETSSPVEEARDCIVMENLSPSDPDKNSNSQPSPRKKPKLPPVSATSHNRDHVFTRPASSSSPFSSPWTNMWSSVNTLRQLANYSSLIATHPLQSSNQSSVAHPFSLSTPHMFPLLGSHFQTPVHRSVLGYSVFHPHYTQKLHARSTGMRNVIKQSLLKRKKNTQRAFTGTVQTSEQSYHEVPKASRERFKDCRHCSTSLCDDPVLQESASTLSGCQFCGRGDVVQHEPQSNRPDHRGEKPYQCQHCPKKFSLKHQLDTHIRVHTGEKPFECRLCGQRSRDYSAMIKHLRTHGGATPYQCTACLEFCNSLAAMQRHIKSHAVQDFPPDWSINNTYLYNSHM
- the zbtb32 gene encoding zinc finger and BTB domain-containing protein 16 isoform X1, which translates into the protein MIRINNTQYSHFLQQADALRRSGSLCDAIISVKSQTFRVHRLVLACASRRLAQQLAQADTDSPVRCTLEYLSPHTFQQVLDFTYTQTLEVSVHDLHLLLRAAQLLEMPLLEDQCWKQLGNLHYKAREEGKRGEIVCVKDEEEEESAENNQKQKESPVQEEKLKETSSPVEEARDCIVMENLSPSDPDKNSNSQPSPRKKPKLPPVSATSHNRDHVFTRPASSSSPFSSPWTNMWSSVNTLRQLANYSSLIATHPLQSSNQSSVAHPFSLSTPHMFPLLGSHFQTPVHRSVLGYSVFHPHYTQKLHARSTGMRNVIKQSLLKRKKNTQRAFTGTVQTSEQSYHEVPKASRERFKDCRHCSTSLCDDPVLQESASTLSGKACPGCQFCGRGDVVQHEPQSNRPDHRGEKPYQCQHCPKKFSLKHQLDTHIRVHTGEKPFECRLCGQRSRDYSAMIKHLRTHGGATPYQCTACLEFCNSLAAMQRHIKSHAVQDFPPDWSINNTYLYNSHM